One Acetobacterium sp. KB-1 DNA segment encodes these proteins:
- the istB gene encoding IS21-like element helper ATPase IstB: MVTHHLKEAFDRLNLTHMAAVYDHHAEEASKDSISYLEFLDKLLWAEIDAKRERTTTTNLKLAKFPYIKAIDSFDFDFQPSANQRKVNELKTLAFVERSENVVFLGPPGVGKTHLAVGLAVCAIKSGYTAYFLSAHELISMIQENIVSGRIHRKLKTLNKPNILIIDEVGYAAMDDEVAHYFFQIVSNRYEKGSIILTSNKSYGSWGDVFGNNVVATAILDRLLHHSTTINIKGDSYRIREKKKAGFYDVSLYENESNDANG; this comes from the coding sequence ATGGTAACCCATCACCTGAAGGAAGCTTTTGATCGTCTGAATCTCACGCATATGGCCGCCGTTTATGACCACCATGCTGAAGAAGCTTCCAAGGATAGTATATCCTATTTGGAGTTTCTGGACAAGCTGCTTTGGGCAGAAATTGATGCAAAAAGAGAACGGACAACTACGACGAACTTGAAACTTGCAAAATTTCCCTATATCAAGGCCATCGATTCATTTGACTTTGATTTCCAGCCCAGTGCCAATCAGCGTAAGGTAAATGAACTGAAAACGCTCGCCTTTGTGGAACGTTCCGAAAATGTCGTGTTTTTGGGCCCGCCCGGCGTTGGCAAAACTCATCTGGCCGTAGGTCTGGCGGTTTGTGCGATCAAAAGTGGCTATACTGCTTATTTTCTCAGTGCACATGAACTGATTTCAATGATTCAGGAAAATATTGTTTCCGGGCGCATTCATCGCAAACTTAAAACACTGAATAAACCCAATATCCTGATTATTGATGAAGTTGGCTATGCGGCCATGGATGATGAAGTGGCTCATTACTTTTTTCAGATTGTTTCCAATCGCTATGAAAAAGGCTCAATCATTCTGACTTCCAACAAGTCCTACGGTAGTTGGGGTGATGTGTTCGGAAATAATGTCGTTGCAACGGCGATCCTGGATCGACTGCTGCATCATTCCACAACGATCAATATCAAAGGTGACAGCTATCGGATTAGGGAAAAGAAAAAGGCTGGCTTTTATGATGTCAGCCTATATGAAAACGAATCGAACGATGCTAATGGGTAA
- the istA gene encoding IS21 family transposase → MSRKIAVKLIMELRANGLSQSSIARSRHMSKTSVNEVFRIAEEQHLSYDEIKDRSSDEVYHLFFPHKHAEETVYALPDYDYVHNELTKVGVTLKILWQEYRDQCTATSHLNVGYTKFCNGYRDEVARKKLTNHLTHKPGVIAEVDWSGKTQKLIDQVTGDEIKVYLFVGTLPYSQYTYVEPCLDMKQNTWLNCHVHMYEYFGGSTVRTVCDNLKTGVVTHPREGDIILTEAYEALGDHYCTAIMPAPVRKPKAKASVEGSVGKLATAVIAKLRNNVYYTLADLRVDVLAALKVFNDRPFQKRQGSRTEIHDTIERTCLRPLPVHPYEPVTWFYNNKIYSDCHIVFEKNHYSCPYQFAGKKADLRVGDSFIEIYCHNERIASHHRFPYYTIDGWSTHDEDLPESFKQAEWNQERFMKEAQSIGASTLAVIQLIFENTRLPERAFNPSKSVLKLAKKYSAVRLENACEMALKTLRSPRYCQYRFKTSQNKR, encoded by the coding sequence GTGAAGCTCATTATGGAATTGCGTGCTAATGGGCTTTCGCAATCATCAATCGCACGCAGCCGACACATGTCAAAAACTTCTGTTAATGAAGTTTTCCGTATTGCTGAAGAACAGCATCTTTCTTATGATGAGATCAAAGACCGGTCTTCAGACGAAGTCTATCATCTGTTCTTTCCGCATAAACATGCTGAAGAAACCGTTTATGCGCTGCCGGATTATGACTATGTTCATAATGAGTTGACCAAAGTGGGCGTCACCCTCAAAATTCTCTGGCAAGAGTATCGGGATCAATGCACTGCCACGTCACATCTCAACGTTGGTTATACGAAATTCTGTAATGGTTATCGCGATGAAGTGGCGCGTAAAAAGCTAACCAATCATCTGACCCATAAGCCGGGTGTGATCGCCGAAGTTGACTGGAGTGGCAAAACCCAAAAGCTGATTGACCAGGTGACCGGTGATGAGATAAAAGTTTATCTCTTTGTTGGCACCTTGCCTTACAGCCAGTATACCTATGTTGAACCATGTTTAGATATGAAACAAAATACCTGGCTCAATTGTCATGTGCACATGTATGAATACTTTGGTGGTTCAACGGTTCGCACGGTTTGTGATAATCTCAAGACGGGTGTTGTTACGCATCCCAGGGAAGGTGACATCATTCTCACTGAAGCTTATGAAGCTTTGGGTGATCACTATTGCACGGCTATTATGCCCGCCCCGGTGCGAAAACCAAAAGCAAAGGCTTCGGTTGAAGGCAGCGTTGGTAAACTCGCCACGGCGGTGATTGCCAAACTTCGAAATAATGTCTACTACACCCTTGCCGACTTGAGAGTCGATGTCCTGGCGGCTCTCAAAGTGTTTAATGACCGGCCTTTCCAGAAACGGCAAGGCAGTCGTACTGAAATCCACGACACCATTGAGCGCACCTGTTTGAGACCATTACCGGTGCATCCCTATGAGCCAGTTACCTGGTTTTACAACAATAAAATCTATTCGGATTGTCATATCGTTTTTGAAAAGAATCATTATTCCTGTCCTTATCAGTTTGCGGGTAAAAAAGCCGATTTACGTGTCGGTGATTCATTTATTGAGATTTATTGCCACAATGAGCGGATTGCCAGTCATCATCGTTTCCCATACTATACCATTGATGGTTGGTCGACTCATGATGAAGATTTGCCTGAAAGTTTTAAACAGGCGGAATGGAATCAGGAACGTTTTATGAAAGAAGCACAGAGCATCGGTGCTTCAACTTTGGCGGTGATTCAGCTGATTTTCGAAAATACCCGGCTCCCGGAAAGAGCTTTTAATCCGTCAAAGTCGGTACTGAAACTGGCTAAAAAATATTCGGCGGTACGGCTTGAAAATGCCTGCGAAATGGCCCTCAAAACGCTTCGTTCGCCGAGATACTGTCAATACCGTTTTAAAACTTCCCAAAATAAACGGTAA